The Papio anubis isolate 15944 chromosome 1, Panubis1.0, whole genome shotgun sequence genome window below encodes:
- the TMCO2 gene encoding transmembrane and coiled-coil domain-containing protein 2: MSTSSFSNWDNLLDSLSTVWNWIQASFLGETSAPQQTNLGLLDNLAPAVQIILRISFLILLAIGIYALWKRSIRSIQKTLLFIITLYKLYKKGSAIFQALLANPEGSGLQIQDNNNIFLSLGLQEKILKKLLTVENKVKDLEGIIIAQKPATKRDCSSEPYCSCSDCQSPLPTSGFTSPFEM, translated from the exons atgtcaacatcTTCGTTTTCTAACTGGGACAACCTCTTAGATTCTCTGAGCACAGTATGGAATTGGATACAAGCAAGTTTTTTGGGAGAGACTAGTGCACCTCAGCAAACAAATTTGGGACTATTAGATAATCTTGCTCCGGCTGTGCAAATCATCTTGAggatttctttcttgattttgttgGCAATAGGAATATATGCCTTATGGAAACGAAGTATTCGGTCAATTCAG AAAACGTTGTTGTTTATAATCACACTCTACAAACTTTATAAGAAGGGCTCAGCTATTTTTCAGGCTTTGCTAGCCAACCCAGAAGGAAGTGGTCTCCAAATTCAAGACAATAATAATATCTTTCTGTCCTTGGGTCTgcaagagaaaattttgaaaaaacttCTGACAGTGGAAAACAAAGTGAAGGACCTAGAAGGGATAATCATTGCTCAAAAACCTGCCACGAAGAGGGATTGTTCCTCTGAGCCCTACTGCAGCTGCTCTGACTGCCAGAGTCCCTTGCCCACATCAGGGTTTACTTCCCCATTTGAAATGTGA